The Nitrospira sp. genome includes the window CACTTCAAATTCAAAAGCAGTCGCTCAACAGGAGATACTCTAGTACACAATGCCCCCTACGCTCAAGACCACGGTAACATTTTCAGAGAAGAAGTCTCTCCAACCAGAACAATTATTGACCTTGTTTCAGCAGGCACCCTGGGCCAAGGGGCGGACGCTGAATGATGCCCGCGACATGCTTCGCCACACCGATGTAGCCTTGTGTGCCTGGGACGGCGATCACCTGGTTGGCTTTGGCCGCGTCCTCACGGATTTCGTCTATCGCGCAACCATCTGGGATGTGATCGTGGACGAAGCCTATCAGAAGCAGGGCATCGGAGCTGAAATCGTCCAACGGATTCTTCATCATCCGCGGTTGAAGAAAGTGGAGCTTTTCTGGCTCTGCACCCGCCGGCCGGGCTTCTACGAAAAGCTGGGATTCAGTTCGAAGGAACAGACCGGCATGGTCTGGAACCGCAACCAAAACGCTCGGATGGAATAACCCGCCAGCACGTCCTTCCGCTTCACCCAGTGATACTGTATCGTTGTCTCAGGATCGCGTTAGAACGCGCCACGGCAGGCTGACCGAACGGGTCGTTTGCAGAAAAGAAAAGGCAGGATGTCTGATTGTTCAAGACATCCTGCCTTGTATGATCTGCTGATGCTCTCGGCTTTTAGAAATACATCTTCACCCCGAAGAGGAACCCAAAGGACGAGGCGTTCCAGTCATCATTCCGCGCTCCATTCACTGGCGATGTGGTATGCCCGTCATTTCGTTTGTAGGCCATTTCCGCATTCAAAGCGAACTGCTTTGTGATCATGTAATCCGCTCCCCATCCCAATCGCCAGGCCAAGGTGTTGCTGGGACTAATTCTGGATCCAGAATTCCCACCAAAGCCATTCACATTCACGCCGAAGCTCATGTTGACATAAGGGCTCAGCGAGCCAAAGTTCACTGGCCGGAGCTCTACAGTTGGCAGCAGTGATACTGTGTCTTGATGTCCCAGGTCGCGCTGCGGACGATCTTGGTCGATCGCATGACGTTCCCACTCCAACATCATTCCGACGAGCAGCCATTTATTTAAGCTATACATGGCCTGAAAGTTCACCAACGAACCGACATCGGTAGAGGAATTCGCCGTCAGACTTTGTGTCAATGGGGCGAAGCCAGCGCGCATTCCGAGGACCCATTTCCCCGGCTCGATGCCACCGAAATTGTCTTTACTGTCTTGCGCGAAGACAGGGTTGCCTAAAAGAA containing:
- a CDS encoding GNAT family N-acetyltransferase, translated to MPPTLKTTVTFSEKKSLQPEQLLTLFQQAPWAKGRTLNDARDMLRHTDVALCAWDGDHLVGFGRVLTDFVYRATIWDVIVDEAYQKQGIGAEIVQRILHHPRLKKVELFWLCTRRPGFYEKLGFSSKEQTGMVWNRNQNARME
- a CDS encoding outer membrane beta-barrel protein — its product is MKFRRRVMVGMLLASCSLIVLLGNPVFAQDSKDNFGGIEPGKWVLGMRAGFAPLTQSLTANSSTDVGSLVNFQAMYSLNKWLLVGMMLEWERHAIDQDRPQRDLGHQDTVSLLPTVELRPVNFGSLSPYVNMSFGVNVNGFGGNSGSRISPSNTLAWRLGWGADYMITKQFALNAEMAYKRNDGHTTSPVNGARNDDWNASSFGFLFGVKMYF